A single Stigmatella aurantiaca DNA region contains:
- a CDS encoding adenylosuccinate synthase, which translates to MPNVVVVGAQWGDEGKGKVVDLLTEHAQVVVRFQGGNNAGHTLVVGGQKTVLHLIPSGILHPGKTCVIGNGVVVDPSVLVGEMDALKARGFLKEASHLLISDNAHVIFPWHKQLDVFREKARGGSAIGTTGRGIGPAYEDKVARRGIRVRDLLQPERLRKRIDERLPQALEELRELCQKAGEPVPELDAAKLQEDFASLGEKLRPHVGDASLFLAGQMARGARILFEGAQGTLLDVDHGTYPYVTSSNCVAGNAAVGSGLGPTAIDKVMGISKAYTTRVGGGPFPTELSDTLGDQLRRVGDEFGATTGRPRRCGWLDGVVLRYAVRVNGLSSLALTKLDVLSGIKTLQLCNAYELDGQRISELPGDYEDLGRVKPVYETLPGWDEKLTGVRTFDELPESAKRYVRRVEEISGVPVTCISVGADRGETVLLQNPFRS; encoded by the coding sequence ATGCCGAACGTCGTCGTCGTTGGAGCGCAGTGGGGAGATGAGGGAAAGGGCAAGGTCGTTGACCTGCTCACGGAGCACGCCCAGGTGGTGGTGCGCTTCCAGGGGGGCAACAACGCGGGCCATACCCTGGTCGTCGGCGGTCAGAAGACCGTTCTGCACCTGATTCCATCCGGCATCCTTCATCCGGGCAAGACGTGTGTGATTGGCAACGGGGTGGTGGTGGACCCCTCGGTGCTCGTCGGCGAGATGGATGCGCTCAAGGCGCGCGGCTTCCTGAAGGAGGCCTCGCACCTGCTCATCTCGGACAACGCGCACGTCATCTTCCCGTGGCACAAGCAGTTGGACGTGTTCCGCGAGAAGGCCCGGGGCGGCAGCGCCATCGGGACGACGGGGCGGGGCATCGGGCCCGCCTACGAGGACAAGGTGGCCCGGCGGGGCATCCGCGTCCGGGACCTGCTGCAGCCCGAGCGGCTGCGCAAGCGCATCGACGAGCGGCTTCCGCAGGCGTTGGAGGAGCTGCGTGAGCTGTGCCAGAAGGCGGGCGAGCCGGTGCCCGAGCTGGACGCCGCGAAGCTCCAGGAGGACTTCGCCAGCCTGGGCGAGAAGCTCCGTCCCCACGTGGGCGATGCCTCGCTGTTCCTGGCGGGCCAGATGGCGCGCGGCGCGCGCATCCTCTTCGAGGGCGCCCAGGGCACGCTCTTGGATGTGGACCATGGCACCTACCCGTACGTCACCAGCTCCAACTGCGTGGCGGGCAACGCGGCGGTGGGCTCGGGGCTGGGCCCCACGGCCATCGACAAGGTGATGGGCATCAGCAAGGCCTACACCACGCGCGTGGGCGGAGGCCCGTTCCCCACGGAGCTGAGCGACACGCTGGGCGACCAGCTGCGCCGCGTGGGCGATGAGTTCGGCGCCACCACGGGGCGTCCCCGCCGGTGCGGCTGGCTGGACGGCGTGGTGCTGCGCTACGCGGTGCGCGTCAACGGCCTGAGCAGCCTGGCCCTGACGAAGCTGGACGTGCTGTCGGGCATCAAGACGCTGCAGCTGTGCAACGCGTACGAGCTGGACGGCCAGCGCATCTCCGAGCTGCCGGGCGACTACGAGGACCTGGGCCGCGTGAAGCCCGTCTACGAGACGCTGCCCGGCTGGGACGAGAAGCTCACCGGCGTGCGCACCTTCGACGAACTGCCGGAGAGCGCCAAGCGCTACGTGCGCCGGGTGGAGGAGATCTCCGGCGTGCCCGTCACCTGCATCTCGGTGGGCGCGGACCGCGGCGAGACGGTGCTGTTGCAGAACCCGTTCCGGAGCTGA
- a CDS encoding tetratricopeptide repeat protein yields MVARGILIVLVVVLLGAAAPSVPAQAAFERGEKALAENQLGEAAVAYRQALTEHPNWAPALNGLGNTLFKQGQAIEASALFRSATEADPEFKSAWFNLGYAARKAGDFATAVRAYERYTQLAPEDPDGHYGLGESYRQQGQNAKALAAYETYLSKEKRPSEQKWVEQAREHVAALRPQPRTAPTAPGAARASASPGLTPHPGLSLSRVRDGDALLKERRYREAAFAFLDAVHADGGNVEALFKLGNVLAVLGYYGQAIERWNRVAQLTSDEAIRQSAVENVTRAQGRVAQQGGSPQAQGVAPGFGPVAETARAQGRRFYEQGVQRIQAEDYAGAVQSLTQAVVLEPTLAVAYTARGSAYIGLRRYAEAAVDYEYSLRLAPELASPLYGLGEAYRMLGRTPEARAHYERYAASTARDVRPELQSEARQTAERLR; encoded by the coding sequence ATGGTGGCTCGCGGCATCCTCATCGTCCTCGTGGTGGTGCTCCTGGGGGCGGCGGCGCCCTCGGTGCCCGCTCAGGCCGCGTTCGAGCGGGGCGAGAAGGCGCTCGCGGAGAACCAGCTCGGCGAGGCGGCGGTGGCCTACCGGCAGGCGCTCACGGAGCACCCCAACTGGGCCCCGGCGCTCAACGGCCTGGGCAACACGCTCTTCAAGCAGGGCCAGGCCATCGAGGCCTCGGCCCTGTTCCGCTCTGCCACCGAGGCGGATCCGGAGTTCAAGTCCGCGTGGTTCAACCTGGGCTACGCGGCGCGCAAGGCGGGGGACTTCGCCACGGCGGTGCGGGCCTACGAGCGCTACACCCAGCTCGCGCCCGAGGATCCGGACGGCCACTACGGGCTCGGGGAGAGCTACCGCCAGCAGGGCCAGAACGCCAAGGCCCTCGCCGCCTACGAGACGTACCTCTCCAAGGAGAAGCGCCCCAGCGAGCAGAAGTGGGTGGAGCAGGCGCGCGAACACGTGGCGGCGCTGCGGCCCCAACCCCGGACGGCGCCCACGGCCCCCGGGGCGGCGCGGGCGTCCGCGTCCCCGGGCCTCACGCCCCACCCGGGGCTGTCGCTCAGCCGGGTCCGGGACGGGGATGCGCTCCTCAAGGAGCGCCGGTACCGGGAAGCGGCCTTCGCCTTCCTCGACGCGGTCCACGCGGACGGGGGCAACGTGGAGGCGCTCTTTAAGCTGGGCAACGTCCTGGCGGTGCTGGGCTACTACGGCCAGGCCATCGAGCGGTGGAACCGCGTGGCGCAACTCACCTCGGACGAGGCCATCCGCCAGAGCGCGGTGGAGAACGTGACGCGGGCCCAGGGCCGCGTGGCGCAGCAGGGCGGCTCCCCGCAGGCCCAGGGGGTGGCGCCCGGCTTCGGGCCCGTGGCGGAGACGGCGCGGGCGCAGGGCCGCCGCTTCTACGAGCAGGGCGTTCAGCGCATCCAGGCCGAGGACTACGCGGGGGCCGTCCAGAGCCTCACCCAGGCTGTCGTCCTGGAGCCCACCCTCGCGGTGGCCTACACCGCCCGGGGCAGCGCCTACATTGGCCTGCGCCGCTACGCGGAGGCCGCCGTGGACTACGAGTACTCGCTCCGTTTGGCCCCGGAGCTGGCCTCTCCTTTATATGGACTGGGGGAGGCCTACCGGATGCTGGGGCGCACCCCGGAGGCCCGGGCGCACTACGAGCGGTACGCGGCCTCCACCGCCCGGGACGTCCGGCCAGAGCTCCAGTCCGAGGCCCGACAGACCGCCGAACGCCTCCGTTGA
- a CDS encoding FHA domain-containing protein yields MRFEFEHLGSLTPFELAEGQHLLGGGPEDPIRLEGLPPGLLTLHIEGPRLTVTALQPITVNGVLVPSGLRRLVLPGEVMGLPQEMRLKAVAPPPEAERPLSTVAVLKHLLTDAEELPPSQAATLTCLTGLDTGRVFPLAGARTDIGRGTGVDLHIRDRTVSRAHARLCWDGTTYTVASLSPHNSLYVNGRKVRQPLALGRGDVIELGQTLLRFQAAVEAPLPEAPLDAGEPPAPELDAAQQSRFRGEGWFLGMGAVMALTGILVTYALLG; encoded by the coding sequence ATGCGCTTCGAATTCGAGCACCTGGGAAGCCTCACCCCGTTCGAGCTGGCGGAGGGCCAGCACCTCCTGGGCGGAGGACCGGAGGACCCCATCCGCCTGGAGGGCCTTCCCCCCGGGCTCCTGACCCTCCACATCGAAGGTCCCCGGCTGACCGTGACCGCCCTGCAGCCCATCACCGTGAACGGCGTCCTCGTGCCGTCCGGCCTGCGCCGGCTCGTGCTCCCCGGCGAGGTGATGGGCCTGCCCCAGGAGATGCGCCTCAAGGCCGTCGCGCCGCCCCCGGAGGCCGAACGTCCCCTGAGCACCGTGGCCGTGTTGAAGCACCTGCTGACCGATGCGGAGGAGCTTCCCCCCTCCCAGGCCGCCACCCTCACCTGCCTCACCGGGCTCGACACGGGCCGCGTCTTCCCCCTGGCGGGCGCGAGGACGGACATTGGCCGGGGCACCGGCGTGGACCTTCACATCCGGGACCGGACCGTCTCCCGCGCCCACGCCCGCCTGTGCTGGGACGGCACCACGTACACCGTGGCCTCCTTGAGCCCCCACAACAGCCTTTATGTGAATGGCCGGAAGGTGAGGCAGCCCCTCGCCCTCGGCAGGGGTGACGTCATCGAGCTGGGGCAGACCCTCTTGCGGTTCCAGGCGGCCGTCGAAGCCCCCCTCCCGGAGGCCCCTCTGGACGCAGGGGAACCGCCCGCGCCAGAGCTTGACGCAGCGCAGCAAAGCCGGTTTCGAGGCGAAGGGTGGTTCCTCGGCATGGGGGCGGTGATGGCCCTCACGGGGATTCTCGTCACCTATGCCCTGCTGGGCTGA
- a CDS encoding D-2-hydroxyacid dehydrogenase — MSVEHLLVLADPTARHLEPLRQLAPRLHLTLGASEAELGAAIEQAQVLVIDSQKKDLLRTLLPRARNLRWIHSLFAGVENLLFEELIQSPLPLTNSKGVYSGSLSEFALAAMLFFAKDLRRLVRQQAEARWQPFTSVELRGQTLGILGYGDIGRAAAQRAKAFGMRILACRRRPGQSEGDPFVDAVFPLERRQEMIAASDYLLLAMPNAPGTQRMMGEAELNALKPHAVLINVGRGSTVDEAALVRVLEQGRLRGAALDVFETEPLPAGHPFWRLENVLLSPHCADHTPTWREDAVAFFLKNLERFEAGAPLLNLVDKHAGY; from the coding sequence ATGAGCGTCGAGCACCTGCTGGTCCTGGCGGACCCCACCGCGCGTCACCTGGAGCCCCTCCGGCAACTGGCCCCCCGCCTCCACCTCACCCTGGGCGCGTCCGAGGCGGAGCTGGGAGCCGCCATCGAGCAGGCCCAGGTGCTCGTGATCGACTCGCAGAAGAAGGATCTGCTGCGCACGCTGCTCCCCCGGGCGCGGAACCTCCGCTGGATCCACTCCCTGTTCGCCGGCGTGGAGAACCTCCTCTTCGAGGAGCTCATTCAGAGCCCCCTGCCCCTCACCAACTCCAAGGGGGTCTACAGCGGCTCGCTGAGCGAGTTCGCCCTGGCCGCGATGCTGTTCTTCGCCAAGGACCTGCGCCGCCTGGTGCGGCAGCAAGCCGAGGCCCGCTGGCAGCCGTTCACCTCCGTGGAGCTGCGCGGGCAGACGCTCGGCATCCTGGGCTATGGCGACATCGGGCGGGCCGCCGCGCAGCGCGCGAAGGCCTTCGGCATGCGCATCCTGGCCTGCCGGCGCCGGCCCGGGCAGAGCGAGGGGGACCCCTTTGTGGACGCGGTGTTTCCGCTCGAGCGCCGGCAGGAGATGATCGCCGCCTCGGACTACCTGCTCCTGGCCATGCCGAACGCCCCCGGAACCCAGCGGATGATGGGGGAAGCGGAGCTGAACGCCCTGAAGCCGCACGCGGTGCTGATCAACGTGGGCCGGGGGAGCACCGTCGACGAAGCCGCGCTGGTGCGCGTCCTGGAACAGGGCCGCCTGCGGGGCGCCGCGCTGGACGTCTTCGAGACCGAGCCGCTGCCGGCGGGGCACCCCTTCTGGCGGCTCGAGAACGTCCTGCTCTCGCCCCACTGCGCCGACCACACGCCCACCTGGCGGGAGGATGCCGTGGCCTTCTTCCTGAAGAACCTGGAGCGCTTCGAGGCCGGTGCGCCCCTGCTGAACCTCGTCGACAAGCACGCGGGGTACTGA
- a CDS encoding translation initiation factor codes for MARRKHPGPGTPPPKDTPSQGYRDPQDKGRFHNPFAALAAQREAVPGAKPQVRAEDFPLTPPTEGPALAVLRLEQRGGQEVTLVEGLELAPDGLRTWLEALQRGLGCYGEVAGPTLVLKGDHRRTAPDLLLRRGVKRVRQG; via the coding sequence ATGGCACGCCGGAAACACCCAGGACCGGGAACGCCCCCTCCCAAGGACACGCCCTCCCAGGGCTACCGGGATCCCCAGGACAAGGGGCGCTTCCACAACCCCTTCGCGGCCCTGGCCGCCCAGCGCGAGGCCGTCCCGGGCGCCAAGCCCCAGGTCCGCGCCGAGGACTTTCCCCTCACCCCTCCCACCGAGGGGCCCGCGCTGGCGGTGCTGCGCCTGGAGCAGCGCGGAGGACAAGAGGTGACGCTCGTGGAAGGGCTGGAGCTGGCGCCCGACGGGCTGCGGACGTGGCTGGAGGCGCTCCAGCGCGGGCTGGGGTGCTACGGCGAAGTGGCCGGCCCCACGCTCGTGTTGAAAGGCGACCACCGCAGGACGGCACCCGATCTGCTCCTGCGCCGGGGCGTCAAGCGCGTGCGCCAGGGTTGA
- a CDS encoding RICIN domain-containing protein, giving the protein MVQALKWLTACAALVVPLAMAHAGASPQHYRDESKNARGPNRCTHDSHCDGLRTCSSAGWCQGEARPTPPAPSRPPPSGTPHYNAPPPRPEPHRPPLPEGPRLPQRRIQLQSRLADVLASVEDNDRRQGSAAIVAPPRRRGRDNMSWDLIPVPGGFYIQNRETGRVLDIEGANPNPAAHVITWPYSGAAHQLWRFVPSPVPGYFYIQSQLNGFVLDIEGGNASHGALIAYPMNRPASDNQLWRIVPR; this is encoded by the coding sequence GTGGTGCAGGCGTTGAAGTGGCTGACGGCGTGTGCGGCCCTCGTGGTCCCCCTGGCGATGGCGCACGCGGGCGCGAGCCCTCAGCACTACCGGGATGAGTCGAAGAACGCGCGAGGCCCCAACCGCTGCACCCACGACTCGCACTGTGACGGCCTGCGGACCTGCAGCAGCGCGGGCTGGTGCCAGGGCGAGGCGCGCCCCACGCCCCCCGCCCCGTCCCGCCCTCCTCCTTCGGGAACCCCTCACTACAACGCTCCGCCCCCGAGGCCCGAGCCCCACCGGCCGCCCCTCCCCGAGGGACCGCGGCTGCCCCAGCGCCGGATCCAGCTCCAGAGCCGGTTGGCGGATGTCCTGGCCAGCGTGGAGGACAATGACCGCCGACAGGGTTCAGCGGCCATCGTGGCCCCGCCCCGCCGGCGCGGCCGTGACAACATGAGCTGGGATCTCATCCCCGTGCCCGGCGGCTTCTACATCCAGAACCGGGAGACCGGACGGGTCCTGGATATCGAAGGGGCCAACCCGAACCCGGCCGCGCACGTCATCACGTGGCCGTACTCCGGAGCGGCCCATCAGCTGTGGCGGTTCGTGCCCTCCCCCGTGCCGGGCTACTTCTACATCCAGAGCCAGCTCAACGGCTTCGTCCTCGACATCGAGGGAGGCAATGCCTCCCACGGCGCCCTCATCGCGTATCCGATGAACCGCCCCGCGTCGGACAACCAGCTCTGGCGGATCGTCCCCCGCTGA
- a CDS encoding carbohydrate-binding family 9-like protein, translated as MRPLSLVFLPLLGLSLAACRDEQAGPRSRKPAASAQVKTRDTAPADLTFRSGATLGGGALVYLGSRVSPVQPSPGQAVQFSHYFQAVRPPPEGFRFFVHLVDADTGQMVVNADHEFQNGAAPLGSWPQGKVVEDVHTVQMPPAPVRVMLGFWKGDERLTVDEPRAQDGANRLLGPELGKAPELPEYKVQRVSTPLVLDGVLDDAAWKEATPVVLRGSFDGRSASLRTEARLLHDEASLYVAFDVEDPDIWGTLLTRDAPIYEQEVVEVFLDANADGKTYNELQVSPHNVIFDAYFPARRQGMDLSWDSGMKTAVKVRGTLDNPADRDEGWTVEMQIPFARLAEVPHVPPRKGDRWRFNLYRLEHLGRRNVEGQAFSPLFIGDFHALPRFGWLTFE; from the coding sequence ATGCGTCCTCTTTCCCTGGTTTTTCTCCCCCTGTTGGGCCTGAGTCTCGCCGCTTGCCGGGACGAACAGGCCGGTCCCCGCTCCCGGAAGCCGGCGGCTTCGGCCCAGGTCAAGACGCGGGACACCGCGCCCGCGGACCTGACCTTCCGCAGCGGGGCCACGCTGGGCGGTGGCGCGCTGGTGTACCTGGGCTCCCGCGTCTCCCCCGTGCAACCCTCCCCGGGGCAGGCCGTGCAGTTCTCGCATTACTTTCAGGCGGTGCGCCCGCCCCCGGAGGGGTTCCGGTTCTTCGTCCACCTGGTGGACGCGGACACGGGGCAGATGGTGGTCAACGCCGACCACGAGTTCCAGAACGGGGCGGCCCCGCTGGGCTCGTGGCCGCAGGGGAAGGTGGTCGAGGACGTCCACACCGTGCAGATGCCGCCCGCGCCCGTCCGGGTGATGCTCGGCTTCTGGAAAGGGGACGAGCGCCTCACGGTGGATGAGCCGCGTGCACAGGATGGCGCGAACCGGCTGCTGGGGCCCGAGCTGGGCAAGGCGCCCGAGCTCCCCGAGTACAAGGTCCAGCGGGTCTCCACGCCCCTGGTGCTGGATGGCGTGCTGGACGACGCGGCCTGGAAAGAGGCCACCCCCGTGGTGTTGCGCGGCAGCTTCGATGGGCGGAGCGCCTCGCTGCGGACGGAGGCGCGGCTGCTCCACGACGAGGCCTCGCTCTACGTCGCGTTCGACGTGGAGGACCCCGATATCTGGGGAACCCTGCTCACGCGGGATGCGCCCATCTACGAGCAGGAGGTGGTGGAGGTCTTCCTGGACGCCAACGCGGACGGGAAGACATACAACGAGCTGCAAGTCTCTCCGCACAACGTCATCTTCGATGCGTACTTCCCCGCGCGGCGGCAGGGCATGGACCTGAGCTGGGACTCAGGCATGAAGACGGCGGTGAAGGTGCGCGGGACGCTGGACAACCCAGCGGACCGGGACGAGGGCTGGACGGTGGAGATGCAGATTCCGTTCGCACGGCTGGCCGAGGTGCCCCACGTCCCCCCTCGGAAGGGGGACCGCTGGCGCTTCAACCTCTACCGCCTGGAACACCTCGGGCGGCGGAACGTGGAGGGGCAGGCGTTCTCCCCGTTGTTCATCGGGGACTTCCACGCACTGCCCCGCTTTGGATGGCTCACGTTCGAATGA
- a CDS encoding DNA internalization-related competence protein ComEC/Rec2, with protein MTRQGQDGRGGVVNRYAWRDLGARPFVFPALSLLLGAAANTARTESLHWVFLGVAVVVSSAAWAFARLPGSHLGVLFALGAVGAGLAGLEARVDVPPALIHGGSAFLEGEVERVDRFDEAVRLHLAVARAGAPDAPAVPARFRATLTLQGTPPPLLPGQRVHAEARLQPLEPAGNPGEKDFTPLRRRRAFAFTGSIKAGRLLVVSEAPAWRQYVDRTQQGLSRAVRAVAPSEDAAALFLTLAAGQRASLDDALEDAFSRSGLAHVLSVSGLHVAALALMTLALLRRMLVRVGVRFRGMDARRVAAPASIPFVWAYVLFTGNQPPAVRSAVMATVVLLGLALWRRADGLNSLAAAAVVLIVWAPSSVADLSLQLSFLAVLSLLLLTPALREALPVPPPDPQEKRRLVRLAEKARETLLETFCASVAVTGASLPLVASAFGRASLAGLVSNIVCLPLCGMLTGFAAGGAALFTVAPVLATPVLWGGAWASEVLLLLTRFFAEVPLATVDLPPFGGVATALFTVGLGTWALGSGRWRLGVLAVPLALVVAWLTPWLMPRPALRITFLSVGQGDAAVISSRGQHALVDGGGVPQGADTGERFVLPFLAHERIGRLALTLLSHPHPDHALGLISTLGKVPTDQLWLPSGTTEGALSRKLIAAAGPAQVKEVEVGSTAFALGEATLEVLGPPPSDQRDLLEGVNDQSVVVLVRHGDVSVLLAGDVEQAGEEALLEHLGPVTVLKAPHHGSRTSSTPPFIERTRPRYVVFCVGRRNRFGFPHPEVEARYRAQGSECFRTDTDGAVTLESDGKDVRLHTFLAREAPPPARPVVPVAHRPYPGG; from the coding sequence GTGACGCGCCAGGGGCAGGACGGGCGAGGTGGGGTGGTGAATCGTTATGCGTGGCGCGACCTCGGCGCGCGACCTTTTGTGTTTCCAGCGCTGAGTTTGTTGCTGGGCGCTGCTGCGAACACAGCAAGAACTGAAAGCCTTCACTGGGTATTCCTAGGCGTCGCGGTTGTCGTGAGCTCAGCCGCCTGGGCGTTCGCTCGCCTGCCTGGTTCCCACTTGGGTGTTTTGTTCGCGCTGGGAGCCGTTGGCGCGGGACTGGCAGGGCTCGAGGCCCGCGTGGACGTGCCCCCCGCGTTGATCCACGGCGGATCCGCCTTCCTGGAGGGCGAAGTCGAGCGCGTGGATCGTTTCGATGAGGCCGTCCGCCTGCACCTGGCCGTGGCCCGGGCTGGGGCTCCAGACGCTCCCGCAGTCCCAGCGCGCTTCCGCGCCACCCTCACCCTGCAGGGCACACCGCCGCCGCTGCTGCCCGGCCAGCGCGTCCACGCCGAGGCGCGCCTTCAGCCCCTGGAGCCCGCGGGCAACCCCGGGGAGAAGGACTTCACGCCCCTGCGGCGCCGGCGCGCGTTCGCCTTCACCGGGAGCATCAAGGCGGGACGGCTGCTGGTGGTGTCCGAGGCGCCTGCGTGGCGCCAATACGTCGATAGGACCCAGCAAGGGCTCTCGCGGGCCGTCCGGGCGGTGGCCCCGTCGGAAGACGCCGCGGCGCTGTTTCTCACCCTCGCCGCCGGGCAGCGGGCCTCGCTCGACGATGCGCTGGAGGATGCCTTCTCCCGGAGTGGGCTGGCCCACGTGCTCAGCGTGAGCGGCCTGCACGTGGCGGCGCTCGCGCTGATGACGCTGGCCCTGCTGCGGCGGATGCTCGTCCGGGTGGGCGTGCGCTTCCGGGGGATGGATGCCCGGAGGGTGGCCGCCCCCGCGTCGATTCCCTTTGTCTGGGCCTATGTGCTCTTCACCGGGAACCAGCCCCCCGCGGTGCGCTCGGCGGTCATGGCCACGGTGGTGCTGCTGGGCCTGGCGCTGTGGCGCCGCGCCGATGGGCTCAACAGCCTGGCCGCCGCGGCGGTGGTGCTCATCGTCTGGGCACCCTCCAGCGTCGCGGACCTGTCGCTCCAGCTGTCGTTTCTCGCCGTGCTGAGCTTGCTGCTGCTCACGCCCGCCCTGCGGGAGGCCCTTCCAGTCCCGCCGCCGGATCCCCAGGAGAAGCGTCGGCTCGTGCGCCTCGCCGAAAAGGCCCGGGAGACCCTCCTGGAGACGTTCTGCGCCAGCGTCGCGGTGACCGGGGCGAGCCTGCCCCTGGTGGCCAGCGCTTTTGGCCGCGCGAGCCTTGCCGGGCTCGTCTCCAACATCGTCTGTCTGCCCCTGTGTGGCATGCTCACGGGCTTCGCCGCGGGCGGGGCGGCCCTCTTCACGGTGGCCCCAGTGCTGGCCACCCCGGTGCTGTGGGGCGGCGCCTGGGCCTCGGAGGTGCTGCTCCTCCTCACCCGCTTCTTCGCCGAGGTTCCGCTCGCCACGGTGGACCTGCCCCCCTTCGGGGGGGTGGCCACGGCCCTCTTCACGGTGGGGCTCGGTACCTGGGCGCTCGGCAGCGGGCGCTGGCGGCTCGGCGTGTTGGCGGTCCCCCTGGCACTGGTGGTCGCCTGGCTCACCCCCTGGCTCATGCCCCGCCCCGCCCTGCGCATCACCTTTCTCTCGGTGGGCCAGGGCGATGCGGCGGTGATCAGCTCGCGAGGCCAGCACGCCCTGGTCGACGGCGGAGGGGTGCCCCAGGGGGCCGATACCGGCGAGCGGTTCGTCCTGCCGTTCCTCGCCCACGAGCGCATTGGACGGCTGGCCCTCACCCTCCTGTCTCACCCCCATCCCGACCATGCGCTCGGGCTCATCTCCACCCTGGGCAAGGTCCCCACGGATCAGCTCTGGCTGCCCTCGGGCACCACGGAGGGGGCCCTGTCCCGGAAGCTCATCGCCGCCGCGGGGCCCGCTCAGGTGAAGGAAGTGGAGGTGGGGAGCACCGCCTTCGCGTTGGGCGAGGCCACCCTGGAGGTGCTGGGGCCTCCGCCTTCAGACCAGCGGGACCTGCTCGAAGGGGTCAACGACCAGAGCGTGGTGGTGCTCGTGCGCCACGGGGACGTGAGCGTGCTGCTCGCGGGCGACGTGGAGCAGGCAGGTGAGGAGGCCCTGCTCGAACACCTGGGGCCCGTCACCGTCCTCAAGGCACCGCACCATGGCTCGCGGACCTCCTCCACCCCGCCGTTCATCGAACGGACCCGGCCCCGGTACGTCGTCTTCTGCGTGGGGCGCCGCAACCGCTTTGGCTTCCCCCACCCCGAAGTCGAGGCGCGCTACCGCGCCCAGGGCAGCGAGTGCTTCCGGACGGACACGGACGGCGCCGTCACGTTGGAAAGCGACGGAAAGGATGTCCGCCTGCATACCTTCCTTGCACGCGAGGCTCCCCCGCCCGCCCGCCCAGTTGTCCCTGTCGCACACCGTCCCTACCCTGGGGGGTAA
- a CDS encoding CarD family transcriptional regulator produces the protein MQTSFKTGDKAVYPGQGVGEVMGIEHTEVAGQRQSFYVLRILENGMRIMIPINKVGSVGLREIISEEDVKQVYSILKEKDISVDSTTWNRRYREYMEKIKTGSVFEIAEVLRDLYLLKGDKDLSFGERKMLDTARSLLIKELSLAKDCSEEEIESDLKKIFNIAS, from the coding sequence GTGCAGACCAGCTTCAAGACTGGTGACAAGGCGGTTTACCCGGGCCAGGGCGTTGGCGAGGTCATGGGTATCGAGCACACCGAAGTGGCCGGTCAGCGTCAGTCCTTCTATGTGCTGCGCATCCTGGAGAATGGGATGCGGATCATGATCCCGATCAATAAGGTCGGCTCGGTGGGCCTGCGGGAGATCATCAGCGAGGAGGACGTCAAGCAGGTCTATTCCATCCTCAAGGAGAAGGACATCTCGGTCGACTCCACGACCTGGAACCGCCGGTACCGGGAGTACATGGAGAAGATCAAGACGGGCTCCGTCTTCGAGATCGCCGAGGTGCTGCGCGATCTGTACCTCCTGAAGGGCGACAAGGACCTCTCCTTCGGTGAGCGCAAGATGCTGGACACGGCGCGCTCGCTCCTCATCAAGGAGCTGTCGCTGGCCAAGGACTGCTCCGAAGAGGAGATCGAGTCCGACCTGAAGAAGATCTTCAACATCGCCTCCTAG
- a CDS encoding FHA domain-containing protein: MAPSNPKRPPRPPQPPGVPSPKKQEVELPFDDDEITPLQADDPRPQRVPQFPVGPRRSPRGARNVRQLNQDRELLPRFDAREYAGTSPLAVSLYVEKGPGAGQLMPIPQGTLVIGRASACDLRLQHPSISRRHVQLLRTGDVLLLKDLGSQNGTFVNRVKIEGDTQLHPGDELTLGNSVLKLRGPGSPAPGAPSAALPEGLPMRRPLRLRHIALVTAGLGLLMTLFSLIFL; encoded by the coding sequence ATGGCTCCCTCCAACCCCAAGCGGCCCCCTCGTCCCCCTCAGCCTCCGGGTGTGCCGTCGCCCAAGAAGCAGGAGGTGGAGCTGCCCTTCGACGACGACGAAATCACCCCGCTGCAGGCGGATGATCCACGTCCCCAGCGCGTCCCCCAGTTCCCCGTGGGGCCCCGCCGCTCGCCCCGGGGAGCGCGAAACGTGCGCCAGCTCAACCAGGACCGCGAGCTGCTGCCCCGGTTCGACGCGCGCGAATACGCCGGGACCAGCCCCCTCGCGGTGTCGCTCTACGTGGAGAAAGGGCCTGGCGCAGGCCAGCTCATGCCCATCCCCCAGGGAACGCTCGTCATCGGCCGCGCGTCGGCGTGTGACTTGCGCCTCCAGCATCCGTCCATCAGCCGCCGCCACGTGCAGTTGCTGCGCACCGGGGACGTCCTCCTCTTGAAGGACCTGGGCAGCCAGAACGGCACCTTCGTCAACCGTGTGAAAATCGAAGGGGACACGCAGCTGCACCCGGGGGACGAACTCACGCTGGGCAACTCCGTCCTGAAGCTGCGCGGCCCGGGAAGCCCGGCCCCGGGGGCCCCGAGCGCCGCCCTCCCGGAGGGCCTCCCCATGCGCCGGCCCTTGCGGCTCCGGCACATCGCCCTGGTGACGGCGGGCCTGGGGCTGCTCATGACCCTCTTCTCGTTGATCTTCCTGTAA